The DNA region caactgttatgctgcgctgtttgcAATTCGTCCtccgtttgtgtgtgtgtgcacgtttaagtgccctcaatagtgcgcACACACAAGAGAGACgcgtaaaaaacaaaacaagcgaacataaaatctttctgttctttacagggtacatacaaacaaaatgatctccacacagtattctttttctaataaaagcatttgtttatttcttaaatgtatgtttAGATTAGAGGCAGAAACCAGCCTGTGCTAAatagacagtaacctcaattaacctactcaagtctgtgtcattaatgttaatcaaacaaaatcaaatcaatTTTGTagctcaaaaaaaaatttttattataataacagTGTCATTATTCATTTGGTTTTATTTCTTtgcctaatgctaattttagacctatTGAAAAAATGTACCCCTATTTATTTTAGTACTGTGACTTGGCTTGACTTGACTTGAAACTTATCaagactcgacttgacttgctTAGGGTGAACCCTTGACTTGCTTGATGTTTCTGAACTgtgacttgagacttgactcagACTTGATGGTTTAAGACTTGAGACTTGCTTGGACTTGACAATGTGTGACTTGTCCCCGCCTCtggtaagagctgtccaaactgacaacaacttgcactgacaatGGATCATcctaagcccttgatcacatggaaaaTGGTGCCCACCCCTCCATCATTTGAACTTTGCAAAGCGCAAGCTGACATCACAGTCATGTTGCATTGTGGTATATGGAACTGCCTGAAGTGTTCATATGATATAGACTCGCTCCCTTGGTGAAAAtcgagggagcgagggtctgtccatatAAACTTACCTAGTCCACTTGAAgaagtggaacgcacttcaaaatggaAGTTTGCGATTgcgtgtctaaaactggagtaGAACGCAGCCCAAGCTGCCTAATTATAAATCACTACGTTGCAACAAAGTTGACCAAGCCACAGAAAGTACCGGATTATCTGAGCATCATGTACACGCAAAGGCAGCACCAATGCTACACAAAATTTCGTGCAGTATTTCACGCCGACTTTCAAACACCAAATAGGGAAAATAATAAAAGGCATATGACTTACACAGCATCGAGCTAACGTTAGCCAACTCCGTTTGCTATGATCACTTTCTGCTGCTCAATCTGGTCCAAGCTccttaatcctttatttattcttcaaCTGAATGCCTTGTaaagggtgattttgtaagCATAAAATCATTTTTTCTTTCATCTCAAGGTATTTCACTTGCTTTCACTGATCAATACTGTATCTAGCAGTTATGGCAATCTGAAATGCAGTTATGAGACTCTGAGAACGATCCAATCACATGATGTCAaagacataaaaaacaatattgatttgTTTACAACATAAGTGGGAGTGTTTGGGGTGCACAGTCCTGCACCCCAGGGCAGATCCGAAACCAGCCGATTAGAGCTCAGTCTCAGGTCAcatgtttttaccctttttactgacctacatagacactcattaggggtgtgccccagacacacaaacatgatgcACAAACAATGAACTTAGTTttgatgtttatttttaataaatgataacatgactaacagtgaaatagtacaactaaacaattttattttatattaatttgcactgtacatttaacttttttgtaacatgttaaagtagctttcTTCTCTGGACAACTTTAGGGGGGCTGCGCCAGTGCCCTCTATTGATGAGCTGCCACTGGTCAGGACAGAACTTAGAATTTATGTACAGCTAAGCAGGCATGATTACATGATGAAGATTTAATATTTGTGATCAATAGCACTGAATTAAGGTGTCAAACTGACAGCCCTTGACAATTCGTTCTTCTTTCCAAGGCCAAGCTGGGCTCTGAAGGTCTTGCAGAAGATCAAGTATATAAGTGGATCAAAACAGACATTTAGCACTGAAAGCAGAACAGTCAGCTCTTTTAGGATGCTAAATGCCTGAACCATTGTACAGTCGCTGATGAAAACGTAAGGCAGCCTCACCAGATGATAGGgaacaaaacacacacagaaaatCACCACTAGAATGAGCATGTTACGCTTAGACTTGTTAAAGGTTTGGCTGTTTGATGTGGCCTGTGTAGAGAATTTAGCTTCTCTGATCTTTTGCAAAGTTTTCCAATACAGAAAAACCAGAGAAAACAGCACCAACATGAAGAGCGCAATGGACGCACAATGGATGATTTTGTAGGCCAAGCTATGTTGAGCACTATGTAGAGACTCACAACTAATATCTTCAGAGCTTTGATTGTGATCCCAGGAAATCTGAAGAAATGGGATCAAGTAGATGGACCCCATGATTACCAAGAAGAACCATGTTGCTATGGATATCAGGTGGGCAGTACGAACCGTCTGAAAGGCATTTGTTTCCAAAGACCGGACAATTTTGAGGTACCTGTAGTAAAGTAAGCAAATGTCTTAATGctttttaaacttttgtta from Paramisgurnus dabryanus chromosome 8, PD_genome_1.1, whole genome shotgun sequence includes:
- the LOC135770506 gene encoding P2Y purinoceptor 14-like, with product MSIHKEVVNKKDQQLDQSAKGSLVTRQFQMESTVPSTTSLNNIINPNKTNITEALCEFREVWVSAHPVFIFAYSLVFLISLVLNCITMKVYFCTKQRVQSSVTIYLKNLAAADFFLCLSLPLRIANNVNFSMTLRIIYCSFGATAFYLNMYASILFMDFIAANRYLKIVRSLETNAFQTVRTAHLISIATWFFLVIMGSIYLIPFLQISWDHNQSSEDISCESLHSAQHSLAYKIIHCASIALFMLVLFSLVFLYWKTLQKIREAKFSTQATSNSQTFNKSKRNMLILVVIFCVCFVPYHLVRLPYVFISDCTMVQAFSILKELTVLLSVLNVCFDPLIYLIFCKTFRAQLGLGKKNELSRAVSLTP